The following coding sequences lie in one Numida meleagris isolate 19003 breed g44 Domestic line chromosome Z, NumMel1.0, whole genome shotgun sequence genomic window:
- the LOC110390314 gene encoding endogenous retrovirus group K member 113 Gag polyprotein-like: protein MPRHVKCSRGRLMTLRQPKPMERKRSEGEENKMGKLGEETGMEALLLAPSGAPRQGQATPGVQTSDDSQFWSMNPKGTLTCFPRAPVPSAPWPVQAGTPTFTVAPPPYGAAPRGAAAPGVGEGRMPRPTPVEQPLPSTSRRVTSSKDRVEGSQRRGADDETSSSGEEEGRLCIDLPSEGERRRRGQARDQVRRAAELWVIRAQECMLSRCELEPMPRSCYPVFVGGPQGPPWQPVDYKMLMQLRKAVQEGGLTGSQAQVPIFEAYIQEEVDSLRARAQADPAHPLHNIPANAITGKGNWSTPQEQLILPATVLVAAADLGRRALERMHTLTSGSPSYLNIRQKPGEHFGSFADQVQTAISRSNLPPETQEIVLRECLRSSAAPEYKAALAALPATATAGELIARGCAFGRAQEVQPLAAVLSEQVAGITAALQAMAVQTTPDVCFRCGKGRHLARNCSQGRGQTGGGSTTRCWVCGGEGHRAKDCTQKKTGASVTKEPSGNRKVGGDGGTDPSTTAMGPPDCQTKSTGVGHTVAWTRPGT from the exons ATGCCACGGCACGTCAAGTGTTCTCGGGGACGCCTGATGACACTGAGACAGCCAAAACCAATGGAGAGGAAAAGGtcggagggagaggaaaacaagatggGCAAATTAGGGGAAGAGACGGGGATGGAAGCTCTGCTTTTAGCCCCTTCAGGGGCTCCAAGGCAAGGGCAGGCGACCCCAGGGGTGCAGACCTCAGATGACAGCCAGTTTTGGTCTATGAACCCGAAGGGAACACTGACATGTTTCCCAAGGGCTCCCGTTCCTTCAGCCCCCTGGCCGGTCCAGGCAGGGACGCCCACCTTTACAGTGGCACCTCCGCCCTACGGTGCAGCTCCCCGGGGTGCAGCCGCGCCAGGCGTAGGTGAGGGAAGGATGCCGAGACCTACCCCTGTGGAGCAGCCTCTCCCCTCGACCTCGAGGAGGGTTACTAGCTCCAAAGATAGGGTAGAGGGGTCCCAAAGGCGTGGGGCGGATGACGAGACCAGTTcctcaggggaggaggagggtcgCCTTTGCATAGACCTGCCAtctgagggagaaaggagacGGCGGGGGCAGGCGCGGGACCAAGTTCGCAGGGCCGCTGAGCTCTGGGTTATTCGTGCTCAGGAGTGCATGCTCTCCAGATGCGAGCTTGAGCCCATGCCGCGCTCTTGCTATCCTGTTTTTGTTGGCGGACCGCAGGGTCCCCCATGGCAACCAGTAGATTACAAAATGCTAATGCAGTTGAGAAAAGCGGTCCAAGAGGGAGGTCTTACCGGATCGCAGGCGCAG GTACCGATTTTTGAGGCGTACATTCAGGAGGAGGTAGACAGCTTGCGAGCTCGTGCGCAGGCAGACCCAGCTCATCCTCTACACAACATCCCGGCGAATGCAATCACGGGAAAGGGTAATTGGAGTACCCCTCAGGAACAACTGATTTTGCCAGCCACCGTTCTTGTCGCAGCGGCAGACTTGGGCAGGCGAGCGCTTGAGCGGATGCATACGCTTACTAGTGGGTCGCCAAGTTATCTCAATATTAGACAAAAACCTGGGGAGCATTTCGGCTCCTTTGCAGACCAAGTACAGACAGCTATCTCGAGAAGCAACCTGCCCCCGGAAACTCAGGAAATAGTGCTGCGAGAATGTTTACGTTCGAGCGCAGCTCCAGAGTACAaggctgctcttgcagcccttcctgccacagccacagcaggggaACTCATAGCGCGTGGCTGCGCTTTCGGTCGAGCTCAAGAGGTGCAGCCACTGGCTGCGGTTTTGTCTGAGCAGGTTGCTGGGataacagcagctttgcaagcGATGGCAGTCCAAACCACACCAGACGTCTGCTTCCGTTGCGGTAAGGGAAGGCATCTTGCTCGCAACTGCTCGCAGGGCCGGGgacaaacaggagggggaagtACCACTCGGTGTTGGGTGTGTGGGGGAGAAGGGCATAGGGCAAAAGACTGCACACAAAAGAAGACTGGAGCGTCAGTTACAAAGGAGCCGTCGGGAAACAGGAAGGTCGGGGGGGACGGGGGGACCGACCCCTCGACAACAGCAATGGGTCCCCCCGACTGTCAAACAAAATCCACAGGCGTGGGCCACACCGTGGCCTGGACCAGACCAGGAACGTGA